The following coding sequences lie in one Erwinia amylovora genomic window:
- the ccmE gene encoding cytochrome c maturation protein CcmE, which translates to MTPRRKHRLVLLMVLLVGLGLATALVMYALRANIDLFYTPGEMINGKGDRQLKPETGQRLRVGGMVMPGSVKRDPHSLQVVFKLYDASGVISVSYDGILPDLFREGQGVVAQGVLRDATHVIAKEVLAKHDEKYTPPEINEAMKNNHSAPVAGDNSVRSS; encoded by the coding sequence ATGACCCCCCGTCGTAAACATCGCCTGGTACTGCTGATGGTGTTGCTGGTCGGACTGGGGCTGGCAACGGCGCTGGTGATGTACGCACTGCGCGCCAACATCGATCTGTTTTATACCCCGGGCGAAATGATCAATGGCAAAGGGGATCGACAGCTGAAGCCGGAAACGGGCCAGCGGCTGCGCGTGGGGGGAATGGTGATGCCAGGCAGCGTTAAGCGTGACCCGCATTCTTTGCAGGTGGTATTCAAACTTTACGATGCCAGCGGGGTGATTAGCGTCAGCTACGATGGCATCCTGCCGGACTTATTCCGGGAAGGGCAGGGCGTGGTGGCACAGGGCGTCTTACGGGACGCCACTCACGTTATCGCCAAAGAGGTGCTGGCGAAACACGATGAAAAATACACGCCGCCTGAAATTAATGAAGCGATGAAGAACAACCATTCTGCCCCGGTCGCTGGCGACAACAGCGTGAGGTCGTCATGA
- the ccmD gene encoding heme exporter protein CcmD, which yields MTPAFSSWPDFFAMGGYAFYVWLAVVFTLLSFAALVGHTCWQRRRLLADIRRRQAREQRMQAAKVKTATQAVAGEQA from the coding sequence ATGACGCCCGCTTTCTCCTCCTGGCCGGATTTCTTCGCCATGGGGGGCTATGCCTTCTACGTCTGGCTGGCAGTCGTCTTTACTCTGCTCTCTTTTGCAGCGCTGGTTGGGCATACCTGCTGGCAGCGCCGTCGTCTGCTGGCCGACATCCGTCGGCGTCAGGCGCGTGAGCAGCGTATGCAGGCGGCAAAAGTAAAAACCGCGACACAGGCCGTTGCCGGGGAGCAAGCATGA
- a CDS encoding heme ABC transporter permease: protein MLKWIHQLGKPERLYRLCGRLVPWFVIPGVAALLLGWAWGFGFAPSDYQQGNSYRIIYVHVPAAIWSMGIYVSMATAALIGLVWQWKTADLAAMAMAPVGAVFTFIALVTGSAWGKPMWGTWWIWDARLTSELVLLFLYTGAIALYHAVDDRRMAGRAAGIVMLVGVVNLPVIHYSVQWWNTLHQGSSGVLQQAIDPSMRVPLRWSILGYLLVFIALTLMRLRNLLLQAERHRPWVSELAAKGGRKI, encoded by the coding sequence ATGTTGAAATGGATACATCAACTGGGCAAGCCGGAGCGGCTGTACCGGTTATGCGGCCGTTTGGTGCCGTGGTTTGTCATTCCCGGCGTTGCGGCTTTACTGCTTGGCTGGGCGTGGGGATTCGGCTTTGCTCCTTCAGATTATCAGCAGGGCAACAGCTATCGCATTATCTATGTTCATGTGCCTGCCGCTATCTGGTCGATGGGTATCTATGTATCAATGGCGACAGCTGCGTTGATTGGGCTGGTGTGGCAGTGGAAGACCGCCGATCTTGCGGCAATGGCAATGGCTCCGGTCGGTGCGGTGTTCACCTTTATCGCCCTGGTGACCGGCTCCGCCTGGGGAAAACCGATGTGGGGGACCTGGTGGATCTGGGATGCGCGTCTGACCTCTGAACTGGTGCTGCTGTTCCTTTATACGGGAGCGATAGCGCTCTATCACGCGGTTGACGATCGCCGTATGGCCGGGCGCGCGGCGGGTATTGTGATGCTGGTTGGCGTAGTCAATCTCCCGGTTATTCACTACTCGGTGCAGTGGTGGAATACCCTGCATCAAGGCTCTTCCGGCGTTTTACAGCAGGCCATCGATCCCAGCATGCGCGTGCCGCTGCGCTGGTCTATTCTCGGTTATCTGTTGGTGTTTATTGCCCTGACGCTGATGCGTCTGCGCAATCTGCTGTTGCAGGCTGAACGCCACCGCCCGTGGGTGTCGGAGCTGGCCGCAAAGGGAGGACGCAAAATATGA
- the ccmB gene encoding heme exporter protein CcmB yields the protein MFFPVLKRELRIAFRSAADILNPLWFFLIVVTLFPLGLGADPQLLARIAPGIVWVAALLSSLLALERLFRDDFLDGSLEQLLLLPAPLPLTVISKVTAHWLVTGLPLLLLSPLIALLLALDFASWRAMALTLLLGTPTLSLLGAIGVGLTVGLHRGGVLLSLLVLPLAVPVLIFASAAIDAATQGLAINGYLAMLGAILAGSAAIAPFATAAALRVSLN from the coding sequence ATGTTTTTCCCCGTGCTGAAACGTGAGTTGCGAATTGCTTTTCGCAGCGCTGCGGACATCCTTAACCCGTTGTGGTTTTTTCTGATTGTGGTAACGCTGTTTCCCCTGGGATTGGGGGCGGATCCGCAGCTGTTGGCGCGTATTGCTCCCGGTATCGTCTGGGTAGCGGCGCTGCTGTCGTCACTGCTGGCGCTGGAACGGCTGTTCCGCGATGATTTTCTTGATGGGTCGCTGGAACAGCTGTTGCTGCTGCCCGCGCCGCTTCCCTTGACGGTGATAAGTAAAGTCACCGCTCACTGGCTGGTGACCGGATTGCCGCTGCTGCTGCTGTCGCCGCTGATTGCGCTGTTGCTGGCGCTGGATTTCGCCAGCTGGCGAGCGATGGCGCTAACATTATTACTCGGCACGCCAACGCTAAGCCTGCTGGGCGCGATTGGCGTTGGCCTGACGGTGGGGCTGCATCGCGGCGGGGTTTTACTCAGTCTGCTGGTGCTGCCGCTGGCGGTGCCGGTGCTGATTTTTGCCAGCGCGGCCATCGATGCCGCTACGCAGGGGCTGGCGATAAACGGCTATCTTGCTATGCTCGGAGCTATACTGGCAGGCAGCGCCGCGATTGCACCTTTTGCCACCGCAGCAGCATTGCGCGTAAGCCTGAACTAA
- the ccmA gene encoding cytochrome c biogenesis heme-transporting ATPase CcmA, with amino-acid sequence MLAARNLTCLRNERALFSDLSFTVSPGDIVQLEGPNGVGKTSLLRILAGLSRAEQGQVLWRRQLIQHQRENYYASLLYLGHQPGIKALLTPFENLSFWHAQCSQDELWHALEQVDLPGFEELPVAQLSAGQQRRVALARLWLSQVPLWILDEPFTAIDQSGVEKLMARFVHHTQQGGAVILTTHQELPASVRNLRRISLSAGGD; translated from the coding sequence ATGCTGGCAGCCCGAAATCTGACATGTCTGCGCAACGAGCGAGCGCTGTTTAGCGACCTCAGTTTCACCGTATCACCGGGCGATATTGTGCAGCTTGAAGGGCCTAATGGCGTGGGGAAAACCTCTCTTCTGCGTATCCTTGCTGGCCTGAGCCGTGCAGAACAGGGCCAGGTGCTCTGGCGGCGGCAGCTTATTCAGCACCAGCGTGAAAATTATTATGCCAGCCTGTTGTACCTTGGCCACCAGCCCGGAATTAAGGCGCTGCTAACCCCATTCGAAAACCTGAGTTTCTGGCATGCGCAGTGTTCGCAGGACGAGCTGTGGCACGCGCTGGAGCAGGTGGACCTGCCCGGTTTTGAAGAGCTGCCGGTAGCACAGCTTTCGGCCGGTCAGCAGCGTCGTGTGGCGTTGGCCCGGCTATGGTTAAGCCAGGTGCCGTTGTGGATCCTTGACGAGCCGTTTACGGCGATAGATCAATCCGGGGTGGAAAAGCTGATGGCGCGGTTTGTGCACCATACGCAGCAAGGTGGCGCCGTTATTCTGACGACACACCAGGAGCTTCCCGCATCGGTACGCAATCTGCGCCGCATTTCTCTCAGCGCGGGGGGCGACTGA
- a CDS encoding helix-turn-helix domain-containing protein: MMDKKTTNLEKVHDLLGKKGVDKRKQSSTLAEILGIKYNSAKQKLDGKRSISLTEIKKIYRYFNDSFDGSRDYNCVFVMNDMHVRCNVDVDPEVAETIKADENYAVKDGLNYIINASQNRKNANAYRVRKLEFLPAPKIAILDNDADILELLQSVCSRFGIEAETFQTKDEILKVMSMQTFDCFVIDWLLDYGENSEQVIDAIREQNEKSTIILLTGQLNQHEKDIGKAIMKYGVEIIEKPTRTFIISSILLNNLFFKD; this comes from the coding sequence ATGATGGACAAAAAAACAACAAACCTGGAAAAAGTCCACGATTTGCTTGGAAAGAAAGGTGTGGATAAAAGAAAACAATCTTCAACCCTGGCGGAAATACTCGGCATCAAATACAACAGCGCCAAGCAGAAGCTCGATGGAAAAAGAAGTATATCGCTTACGGAGATAAAAAAAATATATCGATATTTCAACGACTCATTTGATGGCAGCAGAGATTACAACTGTGTTTTTGTCATGAATGATATGCATGTAAGATGCAATGTTGACGTGGATCCCGAAGTCGCAGAAACGATCAAAGCTGACGAAAACTACGCTGTCAAAGATGGCCTGAATTATATTATTAACGCCAGCCAAAACAGAAAAAATGCCAATGCGTACCGGGTAAGAAAACTTGAATTCTTACCCGCGCCTAAAATAGCAATACTGGATAATGATGCTGATATCCTTGAATTATTGCAGTCTGTTTGCAGCAGATTTGGTATTGAAGCAGAGACGTTTCAAACCAAAGATGAGATTCTAAAGGTCATGTCAATGCAGACTTTTGACTGCTTTGTTATAGACTGGTTACTGGATTACGGAGAAAATTCCGAACAGGTGATAGATGCCATCAGAGAACAGAATGAAAAGTCCACTATTATCCTGCTCACCGGGCAATTGAACCAGCATGAAAAAGATATTGGTAAAGCGATAATGAAATATGGCGTTGAAATAATAGAGAAGCCAACCAGAACCTTTATTATCTCTTCCATTCTCTTGAATAACCTATTTTTCAAAGACTGA
- a CDS encoding GNAT family N-acetyltransferase yields MSIIFHKLTERNLKDIYEIRFSVHENQLHDHQIGYMQREQVLEDINQGGGWICQAGDEYAGYALGIFVPEPLIGGLFVKPEHHNKGIGTQLLLRVTQWFFDQETTEISLTTDPGSKAEYFYQQRGWQPSGIDEFGQLILKKYRGK; encoded by the coding sequence ATGAGCATTATTTTTCATAAGTTAACTGAACGGAACTTGAAAGACATCTACGAAATCAGATTTTCAGTGCATGAGAATCAGCTGCACGACCATCAGATTGGCTATATGCAGCGGGAACAGGTTCTGGAAGACATCAATCAAGGTGGCGGATGGATCTGTCAAGCAGGTGATGAATATGCCGGATACGCACTTGGCATATTTGTTCCAGAACCTCTTATTGGCGGACTTTTTGTTAAGCCTGAACATCATAACAAGGGCATTGGAACACAGCTTTTATTACGGGTTACTCAATGGTTTTTTGACCAGGAAACGACAGAGATCAGTTTAACCACCGATCCCGGATCAAAAGCTGAATATTTCTACCAGCAACGGGGATGGCAACCTTCGGGTATCGATGAGTTTGGCCAGCTAATTTTAAAAAAATATCGGGGGAAATAA
- a CDS encoding molybdopterin-dependent oxidoreductase, with the protein MKYIFLMLSIFFSNLCSAEEDALVLIHHGTKIYITTADLEKLPSWEIKTSTNFTPQSIFTGVKLSDLLENYHVSSEVIRAFAWDDYSYTLPVAELIKYSVILAYKKNNEYMDMSEMGPYAIIYPRDNYHELKTLEVNAKTVWQVKTIESL; encoded by the coding sequence ATGAAATATATTTTTCTCATGCTTTCAATATTCTTCAGTAACCTCTGTTCGGCAGAAGAAGACGCATTGGTATTAATCCATCATGGTACTAAAATTTACATCACTACCGCTGATTTAGAGAAATTACCGTCATGGGAAATCAAAACCTCAACCAACTTCACGCCACAGAGCATTTTTACCGGGGTAAAACTCAGTGATTTGCTCGAAAATTATCATGTCAGCTCAGAAGTGATACGCGCATTTGCATGGGATGATTATAGCTACACGTTACCCGTTGCGGAGCTTATTAAATATAGTGTGATACTTGCCTATAAAAAAAATAATGAATATATGGATATGTCTGAAATGGGCCCCTATGCAATTATCTATCCGAGAGACAATTATCATGAGCTGAAAACCTTGGAAGTAAACGCAAAAACCGTTTGGCAGGTTAA